In Fragaria vesca subsp. vesca linkage group LG5, FraVesHawaii_1.0, whole genome shotgun sequence, the genomic stretch TACCAGTCCTACCACTCTCCATTTCAATTGAGAACATTATTCACTCGTTTCTGCTATTTCAGGACTGGATTAATCTGTACTCAACGAGACGTTATGGTCGTGCAGTTCCTTTAGTGCAAGACGCCTGGAGTATATTGCGTCATACCACCTATAATTGCACTGATGGTGCCTACGTAAGTGACTAAGTGGCCTGGCCTATATAGATTCCATTTTCTTTTTTTCTTTGTTCTTTAATACTGTAGAATTGTGTCTTCTCCATTCTCAATTTGAAGAGGGCCTTAAGGTCTTTGAACTCTTCAACTTTGCAAGATTGCACGGCTGGATCTTGTTCCAAAAAGCATGCATACACTGTAAAACCGTAGTTCTTATACCCTCAGTATTGGTTGTGCGTTAGTCCCAGCTATAAGAATGTCATTTCATACCTCTGTGCTAGATTTTGATATCCTTAATTGGTTGAGAACAGGACAAAAATAGGGATGTGATTGTGGCATTTCCGGATGTTGATCCATCCTTTATAGCAAGACCGCCTCAAGGTTATTACCAAAATGAGAAATCATTAGTGTCAAGAAGAGCAGAACTCCTGGAGGAAGTAACTGATTCATTCGAGCGACCTCATTTATGGTATTCGACTTCTGAAGTAGTACATGCATTAGAACTTTTCATTGCAAGTGGAGATGAACTCTCAGGAAGCAACACTTACAGGTTAGCCCTTTCAACTTTGGAATTTAACCTGCCAACGTTGGCTATATACACAACTACCTTCAGTAGTTTGTAACTAAATCAACTTGTCACATATAAATGTACTCAGGTATGACCTTGTAGACCTGACAAGACAAGCTTTAGCCAAGTATGCAAATGAGCTGTTTCTGAAGGTCATAGAAGCCTATCATTTAAATGATACCCTTGAAGTAGTTGGCCTCAGCCAGAAGTTTTTGGAACTGGTTGAAGACATGGACACACTCTTAGCATGCCATGATGGATTTCTTCTAGGACCGTGGTTGGAAAGCGCAAAGAAACTTGCCCAAGACAAAGAGCAGGAAATACAGGTTTGGATCCCATCGAACTATATATAAATCATCATTCATCAAACCGATCATATATACTTATGTTAACCTGGAAAAATGAAAAATTAATGCAGTTTGAATGGAATGCTAGAACTCAAATAACTATGTGGTTCGACAACACAGAAGAGGAGGCAAGTCTTCTTCGCGACTACGGTATGAGAATTCGGTGATCCCTTCACAAGAACTCACATCCTATACACAATAAAAATATACTGAAAATCTGTTGTTGGTCTTTTCTATTTCCCGGTGTTACTAGGAAACAAGTACTGGAGCGGGCTTCTGCGAGACTACTATGGTCCCCGAGCAGCCATATACTTCAAGTACCTGATAAAAAGCTTGGACGAGGGTAGTGATTTTGACTTGAAGAACTGGAGGAGGGAGTGGATCAAGCTCACAAATGACTGGCAAAGCAGCCGGAACACATTCCCGGTGAAAAGCACCGGAAATGCGGTGACTACTTCTCGGTTGCTTTTCGAAAAGTACTTACGAAGCGCTGACATAGAATCACCGGATGAAGCTGCTATTATGCAATAGCCTTTTGATCGATCGAGAAAACCTCTTTACTGTACTCCTTGTAATAAGAAGAGTTTGTAGTTTGATTAAATAGTCAAATGTGGATTAAAGAAAGGTACTGATGCTCACGCATGCAAGCAAGGCATAATTAATTGTGAGTTATATTATATATGTGTAAGAGCCGCATGTTTCAGATGGTTTCGTTTTCAGAGTTTGGTCGTTTTCATGCCAGAAAATGGAGCTCTGGTTTTGACTAACGGGAATATACCGGAGCATGATGAGAAATTTCGAGGAGCCGCCAAGAATAATTGGACTTCAATTATATTGGTGGACGGCCGGTGTGTGATAGTTTAATGTCATATCGGTCAAAAAGTCTTGTTCTCGATGAATCCAGAAGCTGTGGAAATCTCACACGCTTAGCTTTACAGTTTCGACTATAATTGTGCCCTTCAAACTTGGGATGTCTTACTTGGGAGTTAGGTAATTGATCAATAACTACTAATCTCTGATCGATCTAAACGATTCCCTTGTTGATTCATGGGAAAAAAAATATTAATAACAATTAGAAACTCATTATACGTTGATTTGAACAAGAATGAGTTAGACGTTGGCCATACACTTTAAAATTTAGAATCGATGAATATGACGTGTTGGCATGGTAAGTTGATTTGAACCCATAAGCTCAACGTTATTTGATTTTCCATTATGCTATCAAGCTACAATTCATCATCATTAAAACCAATAAATCACAAATTAAATCGACAAGGATTTCTCTAAAATATGACTTGTTTACTTAGCTAACCGATTAAATCATATGAATAGGTACAATGTTCTTCAAAGTTACTAATTAAAAGAGTTGTGGACAGTTTGATATAGCAAATGAAAGGGGTATTTGGGCAGAAATTCAGATATGCACGATATGTAAGTATATGATATAATCTTATCTATTCATAACGATATATATTTGAAGACGATCATGTATCTGTATTATGTTATTTAATCTTACGGATATATGTAGGTAAGAATAAGATACACTGTCTAAGGAAAACACGACGAATGAAATTGTTGACATATGTATATTAATATATATCCACCACTCACACCTGGACACGTATCACCATAACTATTTTTCTTCTTTTGTTTTGAGAAAACAAATATATTTCCTTATTATCACATATATTTTCCACGTATCTATCCAAATTCAAAGACGGTTAAAAGTTTGCTGAGGTTGGACCAACTACTATAAAACCCTTTCCCGTTTCTCTCCTCTGTTGTAAAATCCATATCGTCGTCGTCATCAAACCGCTCCCCCTTTCTCTCTCTACCTCTCTAGATCTCCCATTCTCCTTTCATCTCTCACAATGGATCACGGAGACAAGAAGCAGTCGAGTACCTACGGCGAGACGACGTCGTGGGCAGACCAGTGGGACTACACCAACAACAACTCGTCGTACCCGATGGACGTCAAACACGGCGAGCAAGGAACCGCCGCCAAGTGCAAGCAGAAGGTCGGAGAAGGCCTCGTGAAGACCAAGGCCGTCGCCTCCACCGGAGCCAAGAAGGTCAAGGACGGCGCCTCCTCCGGTTTCCAGTGGATCAAGGACAAGTATCATAAGACCACTCACAAACGCTGATCCAGTAAAATCATGCACACCGGTCTTAATTTTCTTCCATCTTCTTAGTTCTCTTATCATTATTATTCACAGACACAGAGATTGTTGTTTGTTTAGTTTCGTTCGTTTTTTGTTGCGATGATGATTTTCTTGCTGTTCTGGATTGGAATTTGTTGATTGATTCGTATCGACGTTGGCTCTGATGCATGTACAGATCAATAATACGACTTATTCTTAGATTGATGAATGGTGATGATGAATCTGTTTTTGGATTTGGTACTCGACGCGTGATACATTTGGTGGTTTTATTATTTAGTCATCGAGTCTCTTTCGCCATTTTTGCCAAGAAACACGCATGTATAAAAGTTTCATTGACCAAAACTATAAAGACAGACAAATCATCAAATACACATGAGTACAACTCCTTACCTAGGCATGGTGTCATTTCTCTTTATTTTAGTTGAAGTGGTCTATCCCATCGAATTACGAATAGACAGAAAATGTTGTTTTTCTTTTTTACGTTAGAAAATGATGTTAGAATTTTATCTCAGAAGTGTCAAGGCTCAAGAGACCTTGCTATGCACATGGATTCTGATGGAGAAAAATGTTGTCGAGTCTATTTGGCCAATGGGGAATTTGGTAAGCCAATTTTTTGCCCAAATTTGTGTATCCCATGATGGACAACAAAGAACATTAATCACTTGAAGCTGAGACGTTGTAGGACACATCGATGATCGCTGGTTTAGCTGTGACATGTGTTTCGTTGTGGAGAAAAATATAGGTCCGGTTCGAGTACGTCCACATCTCCTATCAGAATCGAAGTCTGAAAAAGGCTTGGTTTTTCGTTTTTCGAATGACATTTCTCTTTCGATTTGAGATGAGACTTCCGCTCAATCATTTCTGGCACCTATTCTTATCCTGCTGTGACCATAGGGAAGCAATGGATGCAACACTATCAAGGGCTTAATTATAAGCATGGAAGCCAATAGCTCTGATGTGTGTGTGTGGNNNNNNNNNNNNNNNNNNNNGGGGGGGGAACCGAGAACAGCCAGCTAACTAATGACGGCATGTCTTGTCCAAAACAAAAAAAACAAACTGATTACAGCATATGGTGAGAAACTGAAAAACACGCACGCACAAGGATTTGTGATCCCTTTTTTTTTTAAACGGGATTCGTGATCTTATTAATGGTTTGCAAATGAAACCTAGCTAGCATGTATTGAATCGGTGCTCTCCTCGCTTAGGAGGCCATGGATTTCTTTACCACATCATTGTCCGCAGTAACAAACAATTTGTTTGGTCACGCTGCGGTTTGTACCTTGGCCTCCATAGCCTGCTTGCCTTTATAGAGTTCAGAATGTATGCCATCATCCTTTGATATACATAGAGAATTACTGTCCTTTCGACTTTTGATTTTGATAAAAGTGGATGATCTTGGTGCAGTTTTAGGGAATTTCACAGCAGGTGGATTGACATTTCAAGTGAGTTTAAACAGTTCTTCATTTCCTCGTGAAGAATTGGATATCAAACGATCAGACATTCCAAGTGAGTTTTATTTTGGAGTTGGTACAAGTGCTGCGCAGGTACATGTTAAAAGTGATTTTATATTTCTATATTGTCTTAAATCTTTCTCTAGCAATTAACCAGAAAAAAATAGATGTGCATATATTAATTTAATTAATGTATGGTGCAGACTGAAGGCTCAGCTAAAGAAGGAGGAAGAGGATCAAGTATCTGGGATCATTTTGTGGAACAGAACCTAGGTTGCATCTTCATTACCTTAACAACCTATTCATTCAAATTTACTATATACCAGTTAGCTAAAACACACTGCTGCTCTATTGACGAACATGAACTTATTTTGCTCATTTCACTTTGTTCAGAAACCGATAAAGTTCTAAACAGCAGCAGATTCTCGATCTGCATCTATTGATGCACATAAACGATACAAGGTAAGTAGTGTATGCAAAGTTTAACCATCCTACATATATAATTTTAGTGTTCTGAATTATAGTATCTATCATATATTTGATGGAATAATGATTTGCATATTAGAAGGATATAAAAATCATCAAGGACCTTGGAGTTAATTCTTACCGATTTTCCATTTCCTGGAGTAGGATTTTACCAAGTAAGCTTTTCCTCCTTCTTTCTTGATTCCACATTGGCACATTTTACTCGTACTTCTACACGGTTAAGAAAATCTTGTTTGATCTACTCTAATAAGTATAAGCATGAATTTGATGTAGACGGGAGCTTAAGCGGCTGTATTAGTCAAGAGGGTATTGATCACTACAACAATGTGATCAATGAAATAGTCAGAAATGGTAAGAATCCAAAGTTTTTAAATTCATAAAATGTTGTTTAGGTGTTTGCTGTGATGTATAAATTTTATGTATGTCTCCTAATGCAGGCATTGAACCTTTTGTGACACTGTTGCACTTTGACTTGCCACAAGCCTCGGAAGACAAGTACAGAGGCTGCTTAAATCGTATGTTTGTGTAAGTCTTGAGCTCCCTAAACTCTAAGCATTGTTGGAGTGTAAACATGATTTGGAAGATAGATAATTTAATCCATTTTCGGTATGTTCTCTCTTTCAGGAATGATTTTAAGGACTATAGTGAACTTTGCTCCAAAGAATTTGGAGACAGAGTTAGATATTGGTTCACAATAAACGAGCCAACAGTTTCTGTAGTGTATGCTTATGAACTTGAGATTGCCCCACCAGGGAGGTGTTCCTTTAAAGAAGGATTCTGTGTATTCGGGGCTCCTCCCCCAGGGCCATGTCATGTCAGCACCGGAAAATGCACACCAGATGCTAATTCATCCGCAGAACCTTATATTACAGGCCACAACCTTATTCTTGCTCACGCGTCCGCGGTTAAGCTATACAGATAAAAATACCAGGCACAACAAAAGGGTGAAATAGGAGCAGTCCTTGTTGCTCCATATTTAATACCGTATTCAGATTCTCCGGAAGATATAGCTGCAACAGAAAGATCTTATGACTTCAACTTAGGATGGTTTCTAGAACCATTTGTGTACGGAGAATATCCAAAAAGTATGAAAGTGGTGGTGAAGGAAAGGCTGCCTAGTTTTTCTGCAGAAGAGAAAAGTTTAATCAAGGGTAGTTTAGATTTTGTTGGGATGAACTACTATATATCATCTTATGTTAAAAGTAAGCAGCCATCTCCTACAGAAGAGCCGCGATATACAATTGAAGTTGCAGCTGAACAGACAAGTATTACTATTAATCACCTACGCATCACATCAGATATGAAGCATATATTTTAAAAACTTTAAATATATATTCCTTCATGTTTCTAATCTTTTAAGCATTGCAGGTTTGAGCAAAGATGGAGTTCATCTTGGCTCAGTAAGAAAACACGGATCTTTATGTAAATTCTTGCTATTTTTGTTTCTATCAATAGTTATATATCTGCATACGTACCCCTCATGCATCTACTTATAACATATATATGATTTACATTGCAGGACAATGGAAATCGGCCAAAAGGTTGGAGGGACTGATGGTCTATATCAAGGAAAAGTATCAAAACCCAAAAATCTATATTTCTGAAAATGGTATTATTTCTTATATATACTTCAGCTAAGGCACCAGTTATCCTAACATAAGTGTTTGTATCTCATCCATGTTTATTTCGATCTTTGTAGGACTTCCTATGTCCAGGAAGGATAACTCCTCGCTTTCTGAACGATTGAAGGACTCGGATCGAATCTCCTATATTGCTAAACATTTGTATAGTCAGTGAGTGAGCATATTTACATTACTAATATCATAACTAATTTGATTTAGTGATATTCTACTTCTAAACTGGTTAATGGTTTATGATTCTAATTATTGCTGAAGGAGTGGAGTAAACATCAGAGGGTATTTCTACTGGTCTTTATTCGAATGGGGTATGGGATTGTTTGAGTCATTTGGACTTCACTATGACAATTTGAAACGTATCCCCAAACAATCTGCTGAGTGGTTCCAACGTTTCCTTCAGAGAAATGATTGCTAAACTGTAGTTATATTTTGCTTCTTGGCAAATAGTTGTCTTTGTGCTGCAAACTTAATCCCTCGTAATAAACTTTCATAAACTGTCATTTTTGCTCTTCCAACTCATGCATTTATACCATATTAAGTGTATTCTCTTCCTCTCTTTTTCTGGGAATAAATTACAATCACTGAAAACGACGACTATACGTTAGGTACATAGAAGACAGGAAGAGCTGTTCATGTCCCTATCAAAGCATCAGTTAGAGGCTTATTACTATCAATGATGAACACACCCAAGGAGGCATAGATGTTACAGAAGTCGATACTGCAAGTATCAAAACAAATTCCACAATATTTTCCACTTAATACAAGTAGTAGATTCCTCTTTCACCTTCCCAAGCATAGTTGTAGGTTTCACATTGTTAACAAGGCAGCGTTTCGCAAACATCCTGATCAACTTTAATCCCCAAGCTAAGGTTTACAACCCACATCAGTGACAGAGCATCCCTGTTCATTTACATGCAAACTAGAAATCGCTACATGTTCCCAATCCATCAAAGGCTGCAGAGCTAGCAATCAAAATTAATGAATGAACAAATATAGATATCAATACTTTAAATGAGTGGTAATCCTTACATCACCAAACATGGAACAACCACAGTTAGAAATTATATCATAATATCTAATAAGTACGAATGAAAATTTTAATTACTCATCACAACTTTAAAAGGGGTACATGTCTGTTTCTAATATGTTTCTTTAGAATTAACGTTTGTTTCAAAAAAATAAAAAATAAAAGTGAACGGACATGTTTGTTCACTTGGCGTATTTCTGTATAAACCATATCCATCTTCTTAGTTGTTGCCCCCATTCCCAGCTTGTCAAGCAGGTTCTCCAATCCCTTAATTGAGGTATCAAACTCTTCTGAAGAATAAGTGGATATCCATGTGGTAAAACTACTCTCATATTGGATGAAAAGAGACTTCCTTTAAAAGTGAGGAACTTGACACTCAAAGATGTTTAGGGTAGGGTGTCACCACAACACTTACAAGCAAATGCCACATTTTCCTTGACCACATATGGGCTCATTTGTATCAATCATTTAGAATATGATTGGACATTTATGCTAGGTTTTTAATTATCTCCAACATCTCATACACAATATTTGCTTCCAAATACAAATAAGTTGCTAAAATTATCAAGTGGCATGGTGCAGTAGTGGTGTGCTGAAAATATGTATGTGAAAGTCATGCAAGATGGCAAGCACAAACAGAATGCAATTAAGATGAGATAGAGAGAATTGTGTGTACTGATGTACATAAGCAACAAAAGGGGATTAGGTGAACTTTATATTTGCTTGTTCTACTAAAGAACGATTAATACTTGTACACTTCAAATTCAAAACACAACAACTCTTAGTGCATGTTGCTCCTCACAATACAACAACCCCACCAAAAATAAAAAAATAAAGAAAAAAAATAAGAGGGAGCGCGTAGCCGCTTAGGCGGGCTAGGTGGTTGATTGGGTGGCACCTAGTCGGCCGCCTAATTGCCCATAATTAACACAAAAGCTTAGGTGAAGGATGAAGCATTTTGTTGTCGCTTGGCGTCTAGGCACCGCTTTTTACAACATTGGTGTTTCCAAATATGAAGAGTGTGTGTTGTACTCTTTGTGTCGATCAAAGTTATTTTTGTCTTACAAGGTTTTTATTTACTGGCAATGTTTTTAAATATGCAACATGAACAACACCGGTTAGGTGTTGATATACACAAAAAAGAGTGTTGTAGGATACCGAATTTGTATGTGTTTGGGTTGCTTTAACATTTAACATGTAATCTGATTGCACAAGGAAAACAACATTCTATAAGATTATAGGATTAATTACAAAGTAGATTATGAATATGATTTTGAGTTGTGAAATTCCTATATACATCAGACATTTACTTATGGATGAAATAGTAACATTCGGTCAAGTGGTAAAGTCAAAACAATTTCAGCTGCAAGAGTGTGTAGAAGTAGAACTCGATAGGAAAACGTGCTGTATCAATCATATCCCAAGCCAAACTGATCACCAATCAGAGCTGAACTCAACTTCTTCTTCATCAATAAAAGAGAGTCGAACTAACATCGGTCCCCAACTGCTCAACACTATCCAAAGCTCATCGAGAAAGACAAGAGTGTGATAATGGCGATCCAGATACCGAGTCGGCAGCTCTTCATCGGCGGCGAGTGGAAGGAACCAGCTCTCAAGAAACGCATCCCCATCATCAACCCCGCCACCGAACAAATCATCGGTAAATCTCTCTCTTTCTTCACTGATTCAACTTGAAGGTTTTGATTCAAACTTGATGTGTTATTGCAGTGGTGGGTTTGTGATGATCCGATCAATGAGTTTTGTTTTTGTGCAGGGGATATTGCGGCAGCTACAGCTGAAGATGTGGAGATTGCTGTGGAGGCGGCACGGAAGGCTCTTGCCAGGAACAAGGGGAAAGATTGGGCATCGGCGCCGGGGGCGGTTCGTGCCAAGTATTTGAGAGCCATTGCTGCTAAGGTAGTTTGTTTCTCTCATTATTTGGCGCTGTCATGGTTTTGTTCTTGTATGGATTTGTTATGTTTTGCGACGGTTTGTGTATGTTTTTTTAGTTTAAGAGTTGTTGTTTTTTGGGTGTAGATAACAGAGAAAAAATCCGAGCTAGCAAAACTCGAAGCAACTGATTGTGGGAAACCGCTGGATGAAGCCTTATGGGACATGGTATGTACTGTGTAGTGTGATTCTCTCTGGGTGAGTTTTTATTTGTTTTGTGTAGTTTCTTATGTCCTGGCGTGTGCAATGCAGGAAGATGTTGCCGGGTGTTTTGAGTACTATGCAGACCTTGCTGATGGTTTGGATAAACAGCAAAAGGTTTCTATTGCACTTCCTATGGAGACATTTAAAACTCATGTTCTTAAGGAGCCGATTGGGGTTGTTGCGTTGATTACTCCATGGTATTTGCTGCTTCTTTTCATTATAAGAGATAATTTTACTTGAGGCCTGTACTTACCTGTTTGTTAAGTAATCAATCACCGGTGAAACTAAATTCTGGATTTCCAATGGTCCTAGAAACTTTGGTTGGCAAGGAATTTTTATGGGTATATGGTGGTTTTATCTTGTAGATGGTCTTTCGGTGCTAATGTGGAGAATCTTTATGATTTATATGTTAATGAATTGCTTCTTTCTTATGTTTAGGAACTACCCTTTATTAATGGCTACATGGAAGGTAGCTCCTGCCTTGGCTGCTGGGTGCGCTGCAATACTGAAGCCGTCTGAGTTGGCATCAGTGTATGTCCTTCTTTGGTTATATTTACTTACTTCAGTTCTTATGTAGATAATTCTAGTTAAAGCTTATCATCATTTAACAATTAATTTCAGAACTTGTTTGGAGCTAGCTGAGGTGTGTAGAGAGGTGGGTCTTCCTCCTGGTGTCCTCAATATTCTGACCGGGCTGGGCCATGAAGCTGGCGCTCCTTTGGCTTCTCATCCCCATGTTGATAAGGTTCAACTCCAGCTCCTCTTCGTCTTCTATTGATAATCTTGCTATATATGTTTCTTTGAGTTGTTTCAGCTACCATGTTGTAGTAGCTTATAAACTTGTGTTCAACAGGTTGCATTTACTGGAAGTACACTCACAGGGAGCAAGATTATGTCAGCAGCAGCTCAACAGGTTAAGGTATACTAGCTCCATAGTTTGGCAGTCGGTCATTTATTTTTGTTTTTACATTCTCTTCATTTGATCTTCATATACTTATTCCTATGTCATTTGTGGTAGCCTGTTTCGCTGGAGCTTGGAGGGAAAAGCCCAATTGTTGTTTTTGATGATGTTGATATTGACAAAGGTTAGCGTCTTTTGACACCATTCTTAAATATGTAACATCCTGTAGAACTAGTTGTTCACGTGGAATCTACACGTTGAAGCCAAATCATGTTAGAAATAACATGCATTACAATTCCTGGTACCATAATGATAATTTGTTTACTCTATGATACAATCAGCTGCTGAATGGACCGCCTTTGGCATCTTTTGGACTAACGGTCAGATTTGCAGTGCAACATCCCGTCTTATACTGCATGTAAGTATGATAGATAGTTTCCTGTCTTATCCCGTCTTACACTTGCTTTGATTCTCTTCCGAATTGCATCTCTAGAACTGAACATATATTGCTTGTCAATTTAACAACTCTAAATCATGTAGTTAGTGGTAATTTTGTGTGACATTAATCAGTTAGAGTCTGCTTCCTTGCTGAACATAACTAAAATGAAAATAAACCTAGCTGACTTGGAGTTCTTATCTTAGTGCCATCTTAAAACAAGCATTCTCCGTATCATTTTTAATTCCTTATGCTTGTTTCAGGAAAGTATTGCATCAAAATTCTTAGAGAGGCTTGCTGAATGGTGCAAAAACATTAAGATTTCAGATCCTTTGGAAGAAGGTTGCAGGCTTGGCCCTGTTGTTTCTCAAGGGCAGGTACATATTTATGCATTTTTATTTTTATTTTCATTTATTTCGCGTAGAGGGTTTTCTATCAACAAGTTCATTAAAACACTTAGACATCATACCTAGATAACTATTGTTATCCCGGTAAATGTTATTGTTTCCATGAAGTAGTCTAGATAGATGCCAGGGGAGGGTCGTTAGAGACTTAATAAGATACCGCCCTCTCCTCCCTGGAAATATTTCAGGATTGTTGTTTTGTGTTCTCCAAAGACTCTTGCCTTGAGTTGGGTATGGGTAGGGAAGGTTGACTTCACTATTAAGTATAAACCTGTTCCACTAGTGTAAAGTTTTAACATTTCAACTGGGTAATATCTCTTATCCGAATAGCTATATCTATGCTAAATGGTTCCAAGACAGATTGGTCAAATTTGTTCTCTTAGAAGGAAGTTCTTTGATTCAAGGCTGATAAAATGTGTGGTGATGTTTGTGTAAATATTAGAGTCCGCAGAGTTTTACATGCATTTGTGCAGATTATATCAGCATTTGCAGATGATAATGATGAATTCTTGGTGTTTGTCTTCGGGGAAATAATATGGGAAAATCGGAAACTTTGTTGTATCTACTAGATCAAATTTTTTTCTGTGTAGACTTTCTTGTTCTCGATAAGTCATAAGTTTATGATTGAAGCATCTAATATTTGCTTCTTCTGTCAGTATGAGAAAATATTGAAGTTCATCTCAACAGCTGAGAGTGAAGGCGCAAAAGTTTTGTGCGGTGGGGTTCGTCCTGAGGTATAACCTCCTCTACCTTTATCATGACCATTTTGCTTTATGACTTGTAACTAACACTTGATTTATTGTACAAATGTATGGCAGCATCTGAAGAAAGGATATTACATTGAACCAACCGTCATCACCGATGTGACTACCTCCATGCAAATTTGGAAAGAAGAGGTTTTTGGACCTGTTCTTTGTGTCAAAACATTTAGTTCAGAAGAAGAAGCTATTGAATTAGCAAATGACACCCAGTGAGTCGACTCTTATTTTTCCGTGTTAATTATGTGGAAATTTTTTTTGGTTGGTTTTGTTTTGTTCTGGGTCTACTTACATCTTCTAGTTTTGTGATTGGATCTGGGTCTTTTCTAACAGTTTTCATATTTAACAGATTTGGCTTGGGTGCTGCTGTCATATCAAATGATCTAGAAAGGTGTGAGCGTGTTTCGAAGGTGAGACCTCTCCTTTTAATTCTAGTGCAATGAGTCTTCCTTTCTGATATTCATAGAACAGCATCTTAATCATGTGTTGCGTTCTCTGTTCTGTTTTTCAGGCCTTTCAGGCAGGAATTGTCTGGATCAATTGTTCACAACCATGCTTCACTCAGGCTCCTTGGGGTGGCAACAAACGTAGTGGTTTCGGGCGTGAATTAGGGACATGGTATGGCTGTATCCAAACTAATACCTGATAGAAGCATATACTAGTTGAATTTAGTGTAACAACCAGGCTGTTACTTCTGAAATATATAATTGCTGATCAGTATACTACATCCCAGTATTATTATGAATGAACTGCTGATGGTATTATATCTTTTCTCTTTTCAACAGGGGACTTGAGAATTACATGACTGTGAAGCAGGTTACTCAATATGTGTCTGATGAACCTTGGGGTTGGTACAAGTCACCTTCACCTTCAAAACTGTGAAGTCTCCTACAAATGGAACCGGGTAAACTGCAAGTTGCTGATATAGAAGAAATAAGGGGTTAATTTGCACTAAATTGGATGTATAAGAACTAAATAAATTTCTGAAATAACTAGTTAAAGTCTTTTTAACAGTGGACTCGCATGTTTTGTATTCAGAGGTACAGTTAGGCTAATAGTGATGATAGATTAGCCGCATTGCAGTGACAGTGTCACTCGTGGGCTAGTGCAACCTATAAGGATTACATTAAGTTATGTAGTCTGGATTTAATACAAGTTGTAAGGTGGAACACATACAAATCTAACCCATGTCTGGGTTGGTTAATCGAAATGTTATTGCTTTCCGTTGTTGCGTGTGCCACTAGGGAGAAAGGTCGAGAGTTGAACGTCACAGGGGTTCGTATCAACTACAAATCTTTTCAGCATCCA encodes the following:
- the LOC101303713 gene encoding beta-glucosidase 11-like, which codes for MDSDGEKCCRVYLANGEFVLGNFTAGGLTFQVSLNSSSFPREELDIKRSDIPSEFYFGVGTSAAQTEGSAKEGGRGSSIWDHFVEQNLDGSLSGCISQEGIDHYNNVINEIVRNGIEPFVTLLHFDLPQASEDKYRGCLNRMFVNDFKDYSELCSKEFGDRVRYWFTINEPTVSVVYAYELEIAPPGRCSFKEGFCVFGAPPPGPCHVSTGKCTPDANSSAEPYITDSPEDIAATERSYDFNLGWFLEPFVYGEYPKSMKVVVKERLPSFSAEEKSLIKGSLDFVGMNYYISSYVKSKQPSPTEEPRYTIEVAAEQTSLSKDGVHLGSDNGNRPKGLPMSRKDNSSLSERLKDSDRISYIAKHLYSQSGVNIRGYFYWSLFEWGMGLFESFGLHYDNLKRIPKQSAEWFQRFLQRNDC
- the LOC101300913 gene encoding betaine aldehyde dehydrogenase 1, chloroplastic-like, whose product is MAIQIPSRQLFIGGEWKEPALKKRIPIINPATEQIIGDIAAATAEDVEIAVEAARKALARNKGKDWASAPGAVRAKYLRAIAAKITEKKSELAKLEATDCGKPLDEALWDMEDVAGCFEYYADLADGLDKQQKVSIALPMETFKTHVLKEPIGVVALITPWNYPLLMATWKVAPALAAGCAAILKPSELASVTCLELAEVCREVGLPPGVLNILTGLGHEAGAPLASHPHVDKVAFTGSTLTGSKIMSAAAQQVKPVSLELGGKSPIVVFDDVDIDKAAEWTAFGIFWTNGQICSATSRLILHESIASKFLERLAEWCKNIKISDPLEEGCRLGPVVSQGQYEKILKFISTAESEGAKVLCGGVRPEHLKKGYYIEPTVITDVTTSMQIWKEEVFGPVLCVKTFSSEEEAIELANDTQFGLGAAVISNDLERCERVSKAFQAGIVWINCSQPCFTQAPWGGNKRSGFGRELGTWGLENYMTVKQVTQYVSDEPWGWYKSPSPSKL